From Rudanella lutea DSM 19387, a single genomic window includes:
- a CDS encoding response regulator, translated as MTLLKNTVVVVDDDSDDQFLIRNVFQQTNSAIKVVTLSDGDEVLPYLNAQDGLPELMLLDLNMARLNGLQTLSQLRQEKRFDALPIIIYTTSSNAQERAKALASGASDFITKPGDYTDLIKLAQHLETTWLSD; from the coding sequence ATGACATTATTGAAAAATACGGTTGTTGTCGTGGATGACGACTCGGATGACCAATTCCTCATCCGTAATGTTTTCCAGCAGACCAATTCAGCCATTAAAGTCGTTACTCTGTCAGATGGAGATGAGGTGTTGCCGTACCTGAACGCGCAGGATGGCTTACCCGAGCTGATGCTGCTCGACCTCAACATGGCCCGGCTCAACGGCCTTCAAACCCTGAGTCAGTTGCGGCAGGAAAAGCGATTCGACGCGCTCCCGATTATTATTTATACCACCTCATCCAACGCACAGGAGCGGGCTAAGGCGCTTGCTTCAGGCGCATCGGACTTTATCACCAAGCCCGGCGATTACACCGATCTCATCAAACTGGCGCAACACCTCGAAACCACCTGGCTATCCGATTAA
- a CDS encoding 3-keto-disaccharide hydrolase: MKKTTSFLFLNLAVASIAFGQLQPNKQTPESSEIWEPVPPIVTPGTSSPNASGLTAPSDAIVLFDGKNFDNWVSTKDKSAPKWTLAEGAMIVAKGTGDVQTKQEFGDYQLHIEFRTPAVVEGKGQGRGNSGIFMQDRYELQVLDNYENPTYVNGQVGSIYKQAIPMANPSRKPGEWQTYDIIYQAPRFSKSGLMSEPGYITVLLNGVLVQNHTAIRGGTPYIGFPDVKAHGKGPIRLQDHGNPTAFRNIWIREL; the protein is encoded by the coding sequence ATGAAAAAGACAACCTCGTTTCTGTTCCTAAATCTGGCCGTGGCCAGCATCGCCTTCGGGCAGCTCCAACCGAATAAGCAAACCCCCGAGTCGTCGGAGATCTGGGAACCCGTTCCCCCAATCGTAACGCCGGGCACAAGCTCGCCTAACGCGTCGGGCCTGACCGCCCCCTCGGATGCCATTGTGCTTTTCGACGGTAAAAACTTCGACAATTGGGTGTCGACCAAAGACAAATCGGCCCCTAAGTGGACCCTGGCTGAAGGAGCCATGATCGTTGCCAAAGGCACGGGCGACGTTCAGACCAAGCAGGAGTTTGGCGACTACCAACTGCACATTGAGTTTCGGACGCCCGCCGTTGTTGAAGGCAAAGGACAAGGCCGGGGCAACAGTGGTATCTTCATGCAGGACCGCTACGAGTTGCAGGTACTCGACAACTACGAGAACCCAACCTACGTAAACGGTCAGGTAGGCTCTATCTACAAGCAGGCGATTCCGATGGCCAACCCAAGCCGTAAGCCCGGCGAGTGGCAAACCTACGACATCATTTACCAGGCCCCCCGGTTCAGCAAATCAGGGCTGATGTCGGAGCCCGGCTACATTACCGTACTGCTCAATGGCGTATTGGTGCAGAACCACACGGCTATTCGCGGAGGCACGCCCTACATCGGTTTCCCCGACGTGAAAGCCCACGGCAAAGGCCCCATCCGCCTGCAAGACCACGGTAACCCAACCGCTTTCCGCAACATCTGGATCCGGGAGCTGTAA
- the nadE gene encoding NAD(+) synthase, which translates to MKLLKVAAGVLNQTPLAWDSNRQHILSAIEAARQQEVSLLVLPELCISGYNCDDMFFAQNTIDQSIASLLEIVEHTADIVVSVGLPLRHNNRTYNTACLIANKRILGFAVKQYLPQNGIHYEPRWFQPWSAFVRDEIKISGPSHGGPSHGEFSYPFGDLVFELSGGPVGPVRIGFEICEDAWIANRPGRSLYERGVDVVLNPSASHFSFNKSVTRERLVVDASRSFGVSYIYTNLLGNEAGRAIYDGDAMVASNGSLLVSGPRLSYEDYLIVPAVIDVDLTRLNQVQNRGNLALAYPNLRVAERFDWPDVTPVKPYVAELESWERGGYIREEEFARAVALGLFDYLRKSRSQGYVLSLSGGADSSAIAATVYLMIRMAVENIGLDGVKQKLGYIKALQDCQTAEEMVGKLLTVMYQGTENSSDDTFNSAKELAESLGAKFLTININGLVETYRGLIEAQLGRQLSWETDDLALQNIQARVRAPSIWMLANINNALLLSTSNRSEAAVGYATMDGDTAGSISPITGIDKHFLRGWLRWLENVGLNIASTPSPDRGDGPSAIKLPGLHRVNNLQPTAELRPLDKKQTDEDDLMPYEVLNTIEQLAIRDKQTPLDILKALQPIYAETYGFDKLLLWTERFFKLWSRNQWKRERYAPSFHLDDYSLDPRTWMRFPILSGGFEKELAEMKEWATSKGGASPIRKAHGGRGRIGF; encoded by the coding sequence ATGAAACTCCTGAAAGTTGCCGCTGGCGTACTGAATCAGACGCCCCTTGCCTGGGATTCCAACCGTCAACATATACTATCGGCCATCGAAGCGGCCCGGCAGCAGGAGGTAAGCCTGCTGGTTTTGCCCGAACTCTGTATTTCGGGGTACAACTGCGACGATATGTTTTTTGCCCAGAACACCATCGATCAGTCGATTGCGTCGTTGCTGGAGATTGTGGAGCACACGGCCGACATCGTGGTGTCGGTGGGGTTGCCGCTACGGCATAACAACCGCACCTACAACACGGCCTGCCTCATTGCCAACAAGCGGATTTTGGGCTTTGCGGTGAAGCAGTATCTGCCCCAAAACGGGATTCACTACGAGCCACGCTGGTTTCAGCCGTGGTCGGCTTTTGTGCGCGACGAGATTAAGATCAGCGGTCCGTCGCACGGCGGTCCGTCGCATGGGGAGTTCAGCTACCCGTTTGGCGATCTGGTATTCGAGCTGTCGGGCGGGCCGGTTGGGCCGGTGCGGATCGGGTTTGAGATCTGCGAAGATGCCTGGATTGCCAACCGGCCCGGCCGGTCGTTGTACGAGCGGGGTGTCGATGTGGTTCTGAACCCATCGGCCAGCCATTTTTCGTTCAACAAATCCGTCACCCGCGAGCGGCTTGTGGTTGATGCCTCGCGGTCGTTTGGGGTGAGTTATATCTACACCAATCTGCTGGGCAACGAAGCTGGCCGGGCCATTTACGATGGCGATGCTATGGTGGCCTCGAACGGGTCGTTGCTGGTATCGGGGCCGCGGCTGAGCTACGAAGATTATCTGATTGTTCCCGCCGTTATCGACGTCGATCTGACGCGTCTGAATCAGGTGCAGAACCGGGGAAATCTGGCGTTGGCGTACCCTAATCTTCGGGTAGCCGAGCGGTTCGACTGGCCCGATGTAACGCCCGTGAAACCCTACGTGGCCGAGCTGGAGTCGTGGGAGCGGGGCGGATACATCCGCGAGGAGGAGTTTGCCCGTGCCGTAGCCCTGGGGCTGTTTGATTACCTGCGCAAAAGCCGGTCGCAGGGGTATGTGCTCAGTCTGTCGGGCGGGGCCGATTCGTCAGCGATTGCGGCTACCGTGTACCTGATGATTCGGATGGCGGTCGAGAACATTGGCCTCGACGGCGTGAAGCAAAAGCTGGGTTATATCAAAGCGCTTCAGGATTGCCAAACAGCCGAGGAGATGGTCGGGAAGTTGCTGACTGTGATGTATCAGGGCACCGAAAACTCGTCGGACGATACGTTTAATTCGGCCAAAGAGCTGGCCGAGAGCCTTGGCGCCAAGTTTTTAACTATCAATATCAACGGACTGGTTGAAACGTACCGGGGGTTGATCGAAGCGCAGTTGGGCCGTCAGCTCTCGTGGGAAACCGACGATCTGGCCCTGCAAAATATTCAGGCGCGGGTGCGGGCTCCGTCGATCTGGATGCTGGCTAACATCAATAACGCCTTGCTGCTGAGTACTTCGAACCGATCTGAAGCGGCCGTGGGCTACGCGACGATGGACGGCGACACGGCGGGGAGCATTTCGCCCATTACGGGTATTGATAAGCATTTTCTGCGCGGTTGGCTGCGCTGGCTCGAAAACGTGGGGTTGAACATTGCCTCCACGCCATCGCCCGACCGGGGCGACGGGCCGTCGGCTATCAAACTGCCGGGCCTGCACCGGGTGAACAACCTGCAGCCAACTGCCGAACTGCGTCCGCTCGACAAAAAACAGACCGACGAAGACGATCTGATGCCGTATGAGGTGCTCAACACGATTGAACAGCTGGCTATTCGGGATAAGCAAACCCCGCTCGATATTCTGAAAGCCCTCCAGCCGATTTATGCCGAGACCTACGGGTTCGACAAGCTGCTGCTCTGGACGGAGCGGTTCTTTAAACTCTGGAGCCGCAACCAATGGAAGCGGGAGCGGTACGCACCCTCGTTCCATCTCGACGATTACAGTCTGGACCCGCGCACCTGGATGCGGTTCCCGATTCTGTCGGGTGGGTTTGAAAAAGAACTGGCCGAGATGAAGGAGTGGGCCACGTCGAAAGGGGGCGCGTCGCCGATTCGGAAAGCCCACGGCGGCCGGGGCCGCATTGGGTTCTGA
- a CDS encoding OmpA family protein produces the protein MATQHTLRVFTGCFWLLWTSVVNGQNQPRPLATFDGTVVSAHTRQPIAGASIEAIVLPERTVFSNGSTRPDGTFRLTLDPARTYSIVTRANGYKDLEEKLAFSDQRADRIYGKEIRLEPGSASRPTASMPTVLPTLTFAPRRADLLPEAARALRLLATQLKANPGVRIEVAGHTDTVGDIALNRILALDRAEAVRAFLIGSGIDPERMVVKAYGGTRPLPGPLSPQNRARNKRVELTVLPNP, from the coding sequence ATGGCGACACAACATACTTTACGCGTGTTTACGGGCTGTTTCTGGCTACTTTGGACGAGCGTTGTCAACGGGCAAAATCAGCCCCGGCCCCTCGCTACGTTCGACGGAACGGTGGTGAGTGCTCACACGCGCCAACCCATTGCGGGTGCCAGCATTGAAGCGATTGTACTGCCCGAACGTACCGTGTTTTCGAACGGAAGCACCCGGCCCGACGGAACCTTTAGGCTCACGCTCGACCCGGCACGTACATACTCGATTGTGACCCGCGCCAACGGGTATAAGGATCTGGAAGAGAAACTGGCGTTTTCGGACCAACGCGCCGACCGCATTTATGGCAAAGAAATCCGGCTGGAACCGGGTTCGGCGTCCCGACCAACCGCGTCGATGCCCACTGTATTGCCTACCCTGACGTTTGCTCCGCGCCGGGCCGATCTGCTGCCTGAGGCCGCTCGGGCGCTTCGGTTACTGGCCACGCAGCTAAAGGCCAATCCGGGCGTTCGAATCGAAGTAGCCGGGCATACCGATACCGTCGGCGACATTGCCCTAAATCGCATCCTCGCTCTCGACCGGGCCGAGGCTGTCCGGGCATTTCTGATTGGGTCGGGTATCGACCCTGAACGCATGGTGGTGAAAGCGTATGGCGGTACACGCCCGCTGCCGGGGCCACTCTCACCCCAGAACCGCGCCCGTAATAAACGGGTCGAACTCACGGTTCTTCCCAACCCATAA
- a CDS encoding c-type cytochrome, with protein MKKAGRIIAIVLGVLVLFVGAGLAYVKLALPNVGPPPEITIRADSAQIAHGKYLAHHVALCMDCHSTRDWTKLAGPMVAGTNGKGGEGFLRTMGFPGDFYAPNITPARLKEWTDGEIFRAVTTGVSRDGRALFPVMPYQNYAKMDPQDIRDIIAYVRTLAPIENQVPAPDPDFPMNFIMHTIPAKAEGGQRPQPTDELAYGKYLTTMASCGDCHTPVDDKAQPLPGMEMAGGREFPMPTGTVRSMNLTPDETGIKALTKEAFVARFKAHDHAGAENIQVGEDEFNSLMPWTMYAGMSEQDLGAIYTYLASLKPIKHKVERFTPRSKLMASR; from the coding sequence ATGAAAAAAGCAGGACGTATCATCGCGATTGTACTGGGTGTGCTGGTACTCTTCGTAGGAGCCGGTTTGGCGTATGTGAAGCTGGCTCTCCCCAATGTTGGCCCTCCACCTGAAATCACCATCCGGGCCGACTCAGCGCAGATTGCCCACGGCAAATATCTGGCGCATCACGTAGCTCTTTGTATGGATTGCCACTCTACCCGCGACTGGACCAAACTTGCCGGACCCATGGTAGCCGGCACCAACGGTAAAGGGGGCGAGGGCTTTTTGCGTACTATGGGTTTCCCCGGCGATTTTTACGCGCCCAACATCACCCCGGCCCGCCTGAAAGAGTGGACGGATGGCGAAATTTTTCGGGCGGTGACTACGGGTGTGAGCCGCGACGGCCGGGCCCTGTTTCCGGTGATGCCGTACCAAAACTACGCCAAAATGGACCCGCAGGATATTCGCGACATCATCGCTTATGTCCGCACGCTCGCGCCTATCGAAAATCAGGTGCCTGCTCCGGATCCTGATTTTCCGATGAACTTCATTATGCACACCATTCCGGCTAAAGCGGAGGGTGGCCAACGACCGCAACCCACCGATGAGCTGGCTTATGGCAAGTACCTGACCACAATGGCGAGCTGTGGCGACTGCCACACACCCGTCGACGATAAGGCGCAACCCTTGCCGGGGATGGAGATGGCGGGTGGCCGTGAGTTTCCGATGCCTACGGGTACGGTGCGGTCTATGAATCTAACCCCCGACGAGACGGGTATCAAAGCCCTGACGAAAGAGGCTTTTGTGGCCCGGTTCAAGGCGCACGACCATGCCGGGGCGGAAAACATCCAAGTAGGCGAGGATGAGTTTAACTCGCTCATGCCCTGGACCATGTACGCTGGTATGTCGGAGCAGGATCTGGGTGCTATCTACACGTATCTGGCTTCGCTCAAGCCGATCAAACACAAAGTTGAACGGTTTACGCCCCGGTCTAAACTGATGGCAAGCCGGTAA
- the rpoN gene encoding RNA polymerase factor sigma-54, with translation MQKLSLNQSLQQKLSPQQIQFIKLLQIPTAELDTRIEEELEINPALEEGMDDYDEPNNDDDPYGDEYGDDARTHDDDLDIDGYLSSDDYNGYKMQGDGNYAEEERESPLASMSSLMDSLMQQFGYLRLSNEQRTIGLQLLGSIESDGYIRRSMQAIVNDLAFTQGVFTDVDELEEVLALIQTFDPPGIAARTLQECLILQLQRKDQSDPCVGLAIRIIDEFFEEFSKKHYEKIQRRLNISDESLKKVITIITKLNPKPGSVEGGEGTAQYLIPDFILTNNGGKLELTLNSKNAPELRISRSFAEMLDTYDKSTKTNKALKETVTFVKQRLDAAKWFIDAIKQRQQTLLKTMNAIVKFQYDFFLTGDESKLRPMILKDIATMIDMDVSTVSRVANSKSVQTEFGIYPLKYFFSEGISTDSGEDVSSREVKNILKELIDNEPKLNPLSDDKLEKMLNDRGYNIARRTVAKYREQLNIPVARLRKQL, from the coding sequence ATGCAGAAGTTAAGCTTAAATCAATCGCTTCAGCAAAAACTGTCTCCACAACAGATTCAGTTTATCAAGCTGTTGCAGATTCCTACAGCTGAGCTCGACACGCGCATTGAAGAAGAGCTGGAAATCAATCCGGCCCTGGAAGAGGGCATGGATGACTATGATGAGCCGAATAATGACGACGATCCGTATGGCGACGAATACGGCGACGACGCGCGTACGCACGACGATGATCTCGACATTGACGGGTATCTGAGCAGCGACGACTACAATGGCTACAAGATGCAGGGCGACGGCAACTACGCCGAAGAAGAGCGGGAGTCGCCATTGGCCAGTATGTCGAGCCTGATGGATTCGCTCATGCAACAGTTTGGCTATCTGCGCCTTTCCAACGAGCAACGCACGATTGGGCTTCAGTTATTGGGCAGTATCGAGAGCGACGGCTATATCCGGCGTTCCATGCAGGCTATTGTCAATGACCTGGCCTTTACACAGGGGGTGTTTACGGATGTCGACGAGCTCGAAGAGGTGCTTGCGCTGATTCAGACCTTCGATCCGCCCGGTATTGCCGCCCGTACGCTCCAGGAATGCCTGATTCTGCAACTGCAACGGAAAGACCAATCAGACCCTTGTGTCGGGCTGGCGATTCGGATCATCGACGAGTTTTTCGAAGAGTTCTCAAAGAAACACTACGAAAAGATTCAGCGTCGGCTCAACATCTCCGACGAATCACTCAAGAAAGTAATCACCATTATCACCAAGCTGAACCCCAAACCCGGTTCGGTAGAAGGTGGAGAAGGGACAGCCCAGTATCTGATTCCTGATTTTATTCTGACTAACAACGGCGGTAAACTCGAACTCACCTTAAATTCAAAGAATGCCCCAGAACTACGAATAAGCCGGTCTTTTGCCGAGATGCTCGACACCTACGATAAGAGCACCAAAACCAATAAGGCCCTGAAAGAAACGGTTACGTTTGTGAAACAACGGCTCGATGCCGCCAAATGGTTTATCGACGCCATCAAGCAGCGGCAGCAAACCCTGCTAAAGACCATGAACGCCATCGTGAAGTTTCAGTACGATTTTTTCCTGACCGGCGACGAGTCGAAGCTCCGGCCCATGATCCTGAAAGACATTGCCACGATGATCGACATGGATGTGTCGACGGTATCGCGGGTGGCCAATAGTAAGTCGGTGCAAACCGAGTTTGGGATCTATCCGCTCAAATACTTCTTCTCTGAAGGTATCTCGACTGATTCGGGCGAGGATGTCAGCAGCCGTGAAGTGAAAAACATTCTGAAAGAGCTGATCGACAACGAGCCGAAGCTGAACCCACTCTCCGACGATAAACTCGAAAAGATGCTCAACGACAGGGGCTACAACATTGCCCGCCGAACAGTAGCCAAATACCGCGAGCAACTGAATATCCCGGTAGCCCGTTTACGCAAGCAATTATAA
- a CDS encoding DMT family transporter — MIGSGAIPGLLFAAFWASASVATKFGVQSAHPFWLATIRFMIAGGGMLLFAYGIGRRNPLPNRVEWQRLTIFAFLNTTVYLGLYVLAMREVSAGIGSLGVATNPLFITLMSAVWLRRPLRWYEGAGIALGLLGVTVATYPLLEDAHATVRGLLILMTGMVSVSAATVYYARFDWRLPPIVINGWQVLIGGLLLLPVTLLVADFQPDRFDRTFWASVFWLVLPVSVVALQLWFYLVRQDAVRASLWLFLCPIFGFAYSAVLTGEPITLFTLVGTALVLAGLWLARKKK, encoded by the coding sequence ATGATAGGCAGTGGGGCTATTCCCGGCCTGTTGTTTGCCGCGTTTTGGGCGTCGGCGTCGGTGGCTACCAAGTTCGGGGTTCAGTCGGCGCATCCGTTCTGGCTGGCTACCATTCGGTTTATGATTGCCGGGGGCGGTATGCTCCTGTTTGCGTACGGAATTGGGCGCCGGAATCCACTACCCAACCGGGTAGAGTGGCAGCGTCTGACGATTTTCGCGTTTCTGAACACCACCGTTTATCTGGGGCTGTACGTGCTGGCCATGCGCGAAGTGTCGGCTGGTATCGGGAGTCTGGGCGTGGCTACCAATCCTCTGTTTATCACGCTCATGTCGGCGGTGTGGTTGCGCCGACCGCTACGCTGGTACGAGGGGGCCGGTATTGCGCTGGGACTGCTTGGTGTAACGGTGGCTACGTATCCGCTTCTTGAAGACGCCCACGCCACTGTGCGCGGGTTGCTTATTCTGATGACGGGTATGGTCTCTGTGTCGGCCGCTACGGTGTACTACGCCCGGTTCGACTGGCGGTTGCCCCCAATTGTGATCAATGGCTGGCAGGTGCTCATTGGCGGACTCTTATTATTGCCTGTAACGCTGCTGGTGGCCGATTTTCAACCCGACCGTTTCGATCGGACCTTCTGGGCATCGGTATTCTGGCTGGTGTTGCCCGTGTCGGTTGTGGCCCTGCAACTTTGGTTTTACCTGGTGCGGCAAGATGCCGTACGGGCCTCGCTGTGGTTGTTTCTGTGCCCTATTTTCGGTTTTGCGTACTCGGCCGTACTCACGGGCGAGCCCATTACCCTGTTTACACTGGTGGGTACAGCCTTAGTGCTGGCCGGGCTCTGGCTGGCCCGGAAAAAAAAGTAA
- a CDS encoding DUF4394 domain-containing protein, whose product MPASLLQRRVWALPLLAASMLTVFSCNAPQEQMKPSSTGFDQARLSGDLMFYALTDGNQLLQLSSGAPSTPMATISVTGLMPGDRLVSIDFRPATGQLYAVSSMSRMYTINPMTGAARAIGTAPMTPAIDGDGVGLDFNPTVDRIRLVTNKGQDLRLNPETGAVQAVDGVINGAPGAAISGVAYTNNFAGATTTTLFTIDPVNDKLYRQDPPNNGTQVEIGPLGVDIIGLSGFDISPAGEAIAALGRTGSGSELYEINLSTGQATKVGNLPNMSIIGLAIPTAPVAYAVDGLNRLMIFNPLNPGTPIVKMLTGLQSGEMLVGIDFRPANGQLYAISNRSQLYTINTSNGAATALGSPISPMLTSVDVGFDFNPTVDRIRVVTSTGQNLRLNPDNGALVAVDGNLSPGMPNATATAYTNNFAGATTTVMYNLDSGSDMLVRQDPPNAGVQVNVGPLGWNIEGANGFDIGGTSNTAYALLRAGVVSGVYRINLMTGAATPVVSFPAPVQAMAVGLGF is encoded by the coding sequence ATGCCTGCTTCTCTATTACAACGGCGTGTATGGGCACTACCCCTGCTGGCCGCCAGTATGCTGACAGTGTTCTCCTGCAACGCACCTCAGGAGCAAATGAAGCCCAGTTCGACCGGGTTTGATCAGGCTCGCTTGTCGGGCGATCTGATGTTTTACGCCCTGACCGATGGCAATCAGCTGCTCCAACTGTCGAGCGGTGCGCCCTCAACCCCGATGGCAACCATCAGCGTAACCGGTCTGATGCCCGGCGACCGTCTGGTATCTATCGACTTCCGTCCGGCGACCGGCCAACTCTACGCCGTGTCGAGTATGAGCCGCATGTACACCATAAACCCGATGACGGGTGCCGCACGGGCTATTGGTACTGCCCCGATGACACCCGCTATTGATGGCGACGGGGTCGGGCTTGATTTCAACCCAACCGTTGACCGGATTCGCCTGGTGACCAACAAAGGGCAGGATCTGCGACTAAACCCCGAAACGGGTGCCGTACAGGCAGTGGATGGCGTTATCAACGGCGCTCCCGGAGCGGCTATCTCGGGTGTTGCCTACACGAACAACTTTGCCGGGGCTACTACCACTACGCTGTTTACGATTGATCCGGTAAATGATAAGCTGTACCGGCAAGATCCGCCAAACAATGGTACCCAGGTTGAAATTGGACCACTGGGTGTTGATATTATTGGGTTGAGTGGTTTCGACATCAGCCCGGCTGGTGAGGCTATTGCAGCGCTTGGCCGTACGGGTTCTGGTTCTGAGTTGTATGAAATCAACCTCAGCACCGGTCAGGCGACTAAAGTGGGTAATCTGCCCAACATGAGTATTATCGGGTTGGCTATCCCAACGGCCCCGGTGGCGTATGCCGTGGATGGTTTGAACCGACTGATGATTTTTAACCCGCTTAACCCCGGTACGCCCATCGTGAAAATGCTGACCGGTCTGCAATCGGGCGAAATGCTCGTGGGCATCGACTTCCGGCCGGCCAATGGGCAGCTGTATGCTATCAGCAACCGCAGTCAGTTGTACACTATCAACACCTCAAACGGTGCGGCTACGGCTCTGGGCTCGCCTATCAGCCCGATGCTGACGAGTGTGGATGTAGGCTTTGACTTCAACCCGACCGTCGACCGGATTCGGGTGGTAACGAGTACGGGTCAAAATCTGCGGCTCAATCCTGACAACGGAGCCTTGGTGGCTGTAGATGGTAATTTGAGCCCAGGCATGCCAAATGCTACCGCAACGGCCTATACGAATAACTTCGCTGGGGCAACTACTACAGTAATGTACAACCTGGATTCGGGATCAGATATGCTTGTTCGGCAGGATCCCCCCAATGCCGGTGTGCAGGTCAACGTAGGGCCACTGGGCTGGAACATTGAAGGGGCTAACGGGTTCGATATCGGTGGTACGAGCAACACCGCCTATGCTCTGTTGCGGGCAGGTGTGGTTTCGGGCGTGTACCGGATCAACCTCATGACAGGGGCCGCTACGCCGGTTGTTTCGTTCCCGGCACCGGTACAGGCTATGGCGGTTGGCTTAGGCTTCTAA
- a CDS encoding HAD family hydrolase, translated as MMVSNGLLGEYEVILFDLMDTLMFGGNRFSADEDYAYTYAQLGGHLYSDEFVQSLIQAVYERMRADYNHPGCYTNFPAASVYIRQLLTEQQASAADADRLAQVFALHELGHIPDGHVATLDALSQTHRLGLVSNLWAGADLFRRVFREVGIHHLFEVLVFSSDHACIKPSPRLFRVALDQLAVEPRRILFVGDDADRDVAAARALGMGTVWVTEAEQEPGPGRCIRSVVELVR; from the coding sequence ATGATGGTATCTAACGGCTTGTTGGGCGAGTACGAGGTTATTCTGTTCGATCTGATGGACACGCTGATGTTTGGCGGGAACCGGTTTTCGGCCGACGAAGATTACGCGTACACCTACGCACAGCTGGGTGGGCATTTATACTCAGATGAATTTGTGCAGTCGCTTATTCAGGCGGTGTACGAGCGGATGCGAGCTGATTACAACCATCCTGGCTGTTACACCAACTTCCCGGCGGCCTCTGTGTATATTAGGCAGTTACTGACAGAACAGCAGGCATCGGCCGCCGACGCCGACCGGTTGGCGCAGGTGTTTGCTCTCCATGAGCTGGGGCACATACCCGACGGGCATGTGGCTACTTTAGATGCACTCAGTCAGACGCACCGGCTGGGGCTGGTGAGCAACCTGTGGGCCGGAGCCGATTTGTTCCGGCGGGTGTTTCGGGAGGTGGGTATTCATCACTTGTTTGAGGTACTCGTGTTTTCGTCCGATCATGCCTGCATCAAACCCTCGCCCCGCTTGTTTCGGGTAGCCCTCGACCAACTGGCCGTGGAGCCCCGGCGGATTCTGTTTGTAGGCGATGATGCCGATCGTGACGTGGCTGCGGCCCGGGCGCTGGGCATGGGTACCGTTTGGGTAACTGAGGCCGAACAGGAACCGGGCCCCGGTCGTTGTATCCGAAGCGTGGTCGAATTGGTCAGGTAG
- a CDS encoding ChaN family lipoprotein has protein sequence MKKPFFFTLFCIGCAFLTAMTSLDRPAYQLYSQQGKAISYSKLLKQAAEADVVLFGELHNNPICHWLELQLTKDLYALKKEQLVLGGEMFETDIQTALSDYAQGRTTDKEFAKQARLWPNYPTDYRPLVDFARANKIPFVATNVPRRYASLVARQGLAALDTITAANKQLLAPLPLTVDLTLPGYKAMLDMMGGSGHGTPTTGTNPHGAAAPSDAAANFARAQAIKDATMAHFINQSWQQGKTVLHYNGDYHSKNFEGISWYLRQQRPNLRIFTISSVELSPIDKLPSDKAGLANVILVIPADMTKTY, from the coding sequence ATGAAGAAGCCGTTTTTTTTCACGCTGTTCTGTATTGGTTGTGCCTTTCTGACAGCCATGACCTCCCTCGACCGGCCGGCCTACCAGTTATACAGCCAACAGGGTAAGGCTATTTCGTACAGCAAACTGCTCAAACAGGCGGCCGAGGCCGACGTGGTCCTGTTTGGCGAGCTACACAACAACCCCATTTGCCACTGGCTCGAACTCCAGCTCACCAAAGACCTGTACGCACTCAAAAAAGAACAGCTCGTGCTGGGTGGTGAAATGTTTGAAACCGATATCCAAACCGCTCTCTCCGACTACGCTCAGGGCCGCACCACCGACAAAGAGTTTGCCAAACAGGCCCGATTGTGGCCCAACTACCCCACCGATTACCGGCCCCTCGTCGATTTTGCCCGCGCCAACAAAATCCCGTTTGTAGCCACGAATGTCCCCCGCCGGTACGCCAGTCTGGTAGCGCGACAGGGTCTTGCGGCACTCGACACCATCACGGCCGCCAACAAACAACTACTGGCCCCGCTGCCGCTGACCGTCGACCTGACGCTGCCGGGCTACAAGGCTATGCTCGACATGATGGGCGGTTCGGGCCACGGCACACCGACTACCGGCACCAACCCACACGGGGCCGCAGCTCCGTCTGACGCAGCGGCCAATTTTGCCCGGGCACAGGCGATCAAAGATGCTACGATGGCCCATTTTATCAACCAAAGCTGGCAGCAGGGCAAAACCGTACTGCATTACAACGGCGACTACCACTCCAAGAATTTTGAGGGAATCAGCTGGTATCTGCGTCAGCAACGGCCCAACCTGCGCATTTTCACGATTTCGTCGGTTGAGTTAAGCCCCATCGACAAACTCCCCTCCGACAAAGCGGGCCTGGCAAATGTTATTCTGGTCATTCCGGCCGATATGACCAAGACATACTGA